The Isachenkonia alkalipeptolytica region CTTCCGTGTCTTAAAAGATCTGTGGCCATATTTCTTAACATTAAGTTTCTATGGGCACTCTCACGGCCTAACTTTCTATTAGACATGTTCATCCCTCCTTGCTACTGATCTACTCTTCACTAGGTCTCAGTCCAAGACCTAAATCTTCAAGTTTCTTTTGTACTTCCACTAAAGACTTCTTGCCTAAATTCCGTACCTTCATCATCTCTTCTTCGGTCTTATTGGTAAGCTCTTCTACGGTATTGATATTTGCCCGTTTCAGACAATTGTATGACCGTACGGAAAGATCCATTTCTTCGATGGTCATCTCCAGTACTTTTTCCTTCTCATCTTCTTCCTTTTGAACCATGATTTCCACTTCATCGGTATGGTTTGTTAAGGAGATGAAGAGACTTAAGTGCTCATTCATTACTTTAGCCGCTAAGGAAATGGCCTCTTCCGGGTTGATACTGCCGTCGGTATCCATTTCAAGGATGAGTTTGTCAAAGTCGGTAACCTGACCTACTCGGGTGTTTTCAACAAAGTAACTTACATTTTTAACCGGAGTGAAAATGGAGTCCACGGGAATTACACCGATGCCCAGCTCGTCAGTATTATTGCTCTCTGCGGGAACATATCCCCTACCCTTAGATACTGTAATCTCCATAAAGAATCTCGAATCATGGTCCAGGGTTGCGATGTGCATATCCGGATTAAGAATTTCTACATCGGAGTCCGCAATAATATCCCCTGCGGTAACCACGCCTTCGCCTTCTTTTTCAATACGAATGGTTTTGTTTTCATCGGTGTGAAGTTTAATCGAAAGCTCTTTTAAATTTAACACGATCTCCGTTACATCTTCTTTGATACCGGGAATCGTTGAGAATTCGTGAAGCACTCCCTCTATTTTAATCGAGGTAACTGCAGCTCCCGGAAGAGATGAAAGCATAATTCTTCTCAGGGCATTCCCCAGGGTTATACCATACCCTCTTTCCAGGGGCTCAGCTACAAACTTCCCATAGGTATTATCTTCATTGTGTTCAACCAGTTCAACCTTGGGCTTTTCCATTTCTATCATAATGTGAAACCCTCCCTTATTTTCTTGTCTTGATCCTTCTGAGGGCAACTGAATCGTTAGAAATTCTACTTAGAGTATAACTCTACAATTAGATTTTCTGCTATCGGTAGATCTATGTCATCTCTTGAAGGTAGTGCTACTACTTTCCCCTCTAACTTCTCTGCCTCTACAGTTAACCACTGTGGGGCCGTACCTTTCGATCCTTCAGCAATTTCTTTAAATTTATTGGAAGCCTTGGACTTCTCCTTAACCGTAATCACATCTCCTACACTTACTAAGTAAGAAGGAATGTCCACTTTTTTGCCGTTGATGGTAAAGTGCCCGTGGGTTACCAGTTGTCTTGCTTCTTTTCTTGAGGTTGCAAAACCCATTCTGAATACCGTGTTATCTAATCGGCTTTCCAGAATAGATAGCAGGTTTTCACCGGTAACACCGGTTTTCCGATCCGCCATTTCAAAATACTTTCTAAACTGAGATTCCAACAAACCGTAGAATCGCTTCGCTTTTTGCTTCTCTCTCAGTTGTAATCCATAGTTGGATAGTTTCTTTCTGCTTGTTCCATGCTGTCCCGGTGCGTAGCTTCTTTTTCCCACGGCACATTTATCCGTGTAGCATCGGTCACCTTTTAAATATAGTTTTTCGCCTTCTCTTCTACACAGTCTACAACTTGGGCCTGTATATCTAGCCATTTTGAATACACCTCCTAATCTACTTTCTTATACTCTTCTTCTTTTCGGTGGTCGACAACCATTATGAGGAATCGGGGTTACATCCTTAATTGCATTAACCTCTAAACCTGCTGCTTGCAGTGCTCGGATCGCTGCTTCTCTTCCGGATCCCGGTCCGTTTACGTAAACTTCTACGGTTTTCAATCCATGATCCATTGCGTTTTTACAAGCCGCCTCTGCAGCTAATTGAGCAGCAAAAGGTGTGGATTTTCTCGAACCCTTAAATCCAAGTTGTCCTGCACTTGACCAAGCAATGGTATTTCCTTGCATATCCGTTAAGTTAATAATCGAGTTGTTAAAAGTTGATTGGATATGTGCTTGACCCCGCTCTATATTTTTTCGCTCTTTTTTCTTACGTGTTACTCGCTTTTTTGTAGCCTTTGCCATTCTTTGTTCCCTCCTTACCTCGGTTTACTTTTTCCGTCCGGCTAATCGCTTCGGACCTTTTCGGGTTCTTGCATTGTTTTTTGTGTGCTGTCCTCTTACCGGTAATCCGCTTCTATGTCGAAGTCCTCGGTAGCATCGGATTTCTCGGAGTCTTTTAAGGTTTAAGCTTTTTTCCCGACGAAGATCTCCTTCTACTTGATAGCTTTCATCAATAGACTTTCTCAGAGCATTAACTTCCTGTTCCGTCAAGTCCTTTACTCTTGTATCATTACTGATTCCGGCCTCTTGTAAAATCTCTTTAGATAAACTTCTGCCGATTCCATATATATAAGTTAATGCGATCTCTACTCTTTTATCTCTCGGTAAATCTACACCTGCTATTCTAGCCATTTACAGTTACACCTCCTAATACTCTTATCCTACAAATAACTTTCATTTATTGTAAACCCTTCAGGAAGTCAATTCAATGACTCAGCCGCTCCTAAAAGGAAACAACTACAATGTTTTATTATAATATAAAACATATGAAATTACTAGCCTAAATTAACCTTGTTTTTGCTTGTGCTTAGGGTTTGTACAAATGATCATGACTTTTCCTTTTCTTTTAATCACTTTACAATTTTCGCACATTGGCTTTACTGATGCTCGTACCTTCATATCAATCCCTCCTTACTACTTCTTTCGCCAAGTTATTCTGCCTCGAGTTAAATCATAGGGAGAAAGTTCTATGGTCACCTTATCTCCTGGTAATATTTTGATATAATGCATCCTTAGCTTTCCTGACAGATGAGCAAGTACCTCATGTCCGTTTTCCAGCTCCACCTTAAACATTGCATTGGGCAATGCCTCATTTACAACACCTTCAACCTCTATAACATCTTGTTTTGACATTAACAGATCAAACCTCCATTCTTAGGCTATTG contains the following coding sequences:
- a CDS encoding DNA-directed RNA polymerase subunit alpha: MIEMEKPKVELVEHNEDNTYGKFVAEPLERGYGITLGNALRRIMLSSLPGAAVTSIKIEGVLHEFSTIPGIKEDVTEIVLNLKELSIKLHTDENKTIRIEKEGEGVVTAGDIIADSDVEILNPDMHIATLDHDSRFFMEITVSKGRGYVPAESNNTDELGIGVIPVDSIFTPVKNVSYFVENTRVGQVTDFDKLILEMDTDGSINPEEAISLAAKVMNEHLSLFISLTNHTDEVEIMVQKEEDEKEKVLEMTIEEMDLSVRSYNCLKRANINTVEELTNKTEEEMMKVRNLGKKSLVEVQKKLEDLGLGLRPSEE
- the rpsD gene encoding 30S ribosomal protein S4; the protein is MARYTGPSCRLCRREGEKLYLKGDRCYTDKCAVGKRSYAPGQHGTSRKKLSNYGLQLREKQKAKRFYGLLESQFRKYFEMADRKTGVTGENLLSILESRLDNTVFRMGFATSRKEARQLVTHGHFTINGKKVDIPSYLVSVGDVITVKEKSKASNKFKEIAEGSKGTAPQWLTVEAEKLEGKVVALPSRDDIDLPIAENLIVELYSK
- the rpsK gene encoding 30S ribosomal protein S11; this encodes MAKATKKRVTRKKKERKNIERGQAHIQSTFNNSIINLTDMQGNTIAWSSAGQLGFKGSRKSTPFAAQLAAEAACKNAMDHGLKTVEVYVNGPGSGREAAIRALQAAGLEVNAIKDVTPIPHNGCRPPKRRRV
- the rpsM gene encoding 30S ribosomal protein S13, whose amino-acid sequence is MARIAGVDLPRDKRVEIALTYIYGIGRSLSKEILQEAGISNDTRVKDLTEQEVNALRKSIDESYQVEGDLRREKSLNLKRLREIRCYRGLRHRSGLPVRGQHTKNNARTRKGPKRLAGRKK
- the rpmJ gene encoding 50S ribosomal protein L36: MKVRASVKPMCENCKVIKRKGKVMIICTNPKHKQKQG
- the infA gene encoding translation initiation factor IF-1; this encodes MSKQDVIEVEGVVNEALPNAMFKVELENGHEVLAHLSGKLRMHYIKILPGDKVTIELSPYDLTRGRITWRKK